In Mytilus trossulus isolate FHL-02 chromosome 14, PNRI_Mtr1.1.1.hap1, whole genome shotgun sequence, a genomic segment contains:
- the LOC134697329 gene encoding location of vulva defective 1-like, producing MTPTSTTQIQSMPPMSTPIETATSVIWKETKQIATKPSTSIEIDSTADVITTVTTHKTSVPSVSTDIDCTISITPPTTTLTGTGVKTTVSEILDHYTGLIIAGGIIISGLLFVIASYCLIKNRQKDPSKYTSTNVTNKGEETVSHIYSEPSEVHHEYSEPSEVYHEYSEPSEVYHEYSEPSRVYDIYISRQHGYEETIFQE from the exons ATGACACCAACATCGACAACGCAGATACAATCAATGCCACCAATGTCTACTCCAATTGAAACTGCGACATCTGTGATATGGAAAGAAACAAAGCAAATCGCAACGAAACCATCCACTTCAATCGAAATTGACAGTACAGCAGACGTGATAACAACAGTAACAACACATAAAACATCTGTACCATCCGTTTCTACTGACATTGATTGTACGATATCAATAACACCACCAACAACAACGTTAACAGGAACAG GTGTTAAAACTACAGTTTCAGAAATACTGGATCATTACACTGGACTTATTATAGCAGGAGGAATAATCATATCTGGATTATTGTTTGTTATTGCAAGTTATTGCCTCATCAAAAACAGACAGAAAGATCCATCCAAGTATACATCCACCAATGTAAC AAACAAAGGGGAGGAGACAGTGTCTCATATATATAGCGAACCTTCAGAAGTTCATCATGAATATAGCGAACCTTCAGAAGTATATCATGAATATAGCGAACCTTCAGAAGTATATCATGAATATAGTGAACCTTCACgagtatatgatatatatataagcagGCAACATGGATATGAAGAGACAATTTTTCAggaatga